A single genomic interval of Microbulbifer variabilis harbors:
- a CDS encoding tyrosine-type recombinase/integrase, which yields MSVSNRPPAPIIDNLSNLENPFRCTSFSASRYLSKQIPGADTDLEFTLKFLYSYNGSQATFNSYRRELERLLQWAWRIEEVSIMTLKREHIEEFVQFCIEPPIAWIGTKNVARFKTQNGERVVNADWRPFVVSVSKVEFRAGKTASPKEFRPSQAAIKCIFTALSSFFDFLYQEGLVPANPVALIRQKSKFVRREQQSQVVRRISNLQWDYVLETAEIMAETSPTDHERTLFIMNALFAMYLRISELVADERSAPVMGDFKKDRDGNWWFHVTGKGNKGRAITVCDQMLKALKRYRNYLQLPALPSINEQTPLVHKSRGKGPVTSTRQVRLIVQNCFDAAHQRMVEEGLGEDAEDLKAATVHWLRHTGISEDVKYRPREHVRDDAGHASMATTDRYIDSDMRERHESGRSKRVKEER from the coding sequence ATGTCTGTTTCCAACCGGCCACCAGCACCAATCATCGACAACCTGAGCAATCTTGAGAATCCATTTCGCTGCACCAGCTTTTCAGCTAGCCGTTATCTCAGCAAGCAGATTCCTGGTGCTGATACCGATCTGGAGTTCACGCTTAAGTTTCTTTACAGCTACAACGGCAGCCAGGCAACGTTCAACAGCTACCGCCGTGAACTTGAGCGCTTGCTGCAATGGGCGTGGCGCATTGAAGAAGTTTCAATAATGACTCTGAAGCGCGAACACATTGAGGAGTTTGTGCAGTTTTGCATTGAGCCGCCAATTGCCTGGATCGGAACTAAGAATGTTGCCAGATTCAAAACACAAAATGGCGAGCGCGTTGTGAATGCCGATTGGCGGCCATTCGTAGTCAGTGTGTCCAAAGTTGAGTTTCGTGCTGGTAAAACGGCTTCTCCCAAGGAGTTCCGGCCATCCCAGGCAGCGATTAAATGCATCTTTACTGCATTGTCGTCCTTCTTCGATTTTCTCTATCAAGAAGGCTTGGTTCCAGCCAATCCTGTGGCACTGATTCGCCAGAAAAGTAAGTTTGTTCGACGTGAGCAACAAAGCCAGGTTGTACGTCGAATCAGCAACTTGCAGTGGGACTATGTTCTGGAAACTGCTGAGATCATGGCCGAGACATCACCTACTGATCACGAGCGAACTTTGTTTATTATGAACGCCCTATTCGCTATGTATTTGCGAATCTCTGAGTTGGTTGCGGATGAAAGATCGGCACCAGTTATGGGTGATTTCAAGAAAGATCGCGACGGAAACTGGTGGTTTCACGTTACGGGTAAAGGAAACAAGGGCCGGGCAATCACTGTTTGCGACCAAATGCTGAAGGCCTTGAAGCGCTACAGAAATTATTTGCAGCTCCCTGCTCTGCCCAGCATCAATGAGCAGACACCTCTGGTGCACAAGTCCCGTGGCAAGGGACCAGTTACCAGTACCCGACAGGTGCGCCTGATTGTTCAAAACTGCTTTGATGCTGCCCACCAACGGATGGTTGAAGAAGGCTTAGGGGAAGATGCTGAAGATCTCAAGGCTGCCACTGTGCACTGGCTCCGCCATACGGGTATTTCTGAAGATGTGAAGTACCGCCCCCGCGAGCATGTGCGCGATGATGCGGGACATGCAAGTATGGCTACGACCGATCGCTACATTGATTCCGACATGCGGGAACGACATGAAAGTGGACGGAGTAAGCGGGTAAAGGAGGAGCGGTAA
- a CDS encoding SRPBCC family protein encodes MKIVNQININTSIDKVWEILSGNFSEISSWTSAVVVSTENPDLPKGDGRKCELPDGAIASETLVNVDSGQHTFSYEVKLSSMPFFVRSMINTWKVEPVANGQSRVSFEIGVTLLPIFAQIMGVLMKRQFNKLAKVVLEELKVFSETGKVHPRKEEQIKLNIAKAA; translated from the coding sequence ATGAAGATTGTCAATCAAATTAATATCAACACTTCTATTGATAAAGTGTGGGAAATATTATCAGGTAATTTTAGCGAGATTAGTAGTTGGACCAGTGCCGTTGTTGTATCCACTGAAAATCCAGATTTACCGAAAGGTGATGGTCGAAAGTGCGAGTTGCCTGATGGAGCCATTGCCAGTGAAACATTAGTGAATGTGGATAGTGGTCAGCACACTTTTTCCTATGAGGTAAAGCTGTCTAGTATGCCATTCTTTGTTAGATCCATGATTAATACTTGGAAAGTTGAACCGGTTGCTAATGGGCAGTCACGAGTTAGCTTTGAAATTGGTGTAACTTTGCTCCCCATATTTGCTCAGATTATGGGAGTACTAATGAAGAGGCAGTTTAACAAACTTGCCAAGGTTGTGCTTGAGGAGTTGAAAGTCTTTTCAGAAACCGGAAAAGTTCATCCGCGGAAAGAAGAACAAATAAAGCTTAACATAGCTAAGGCCGCTTAG
- a CDS encoding MerR family transcriptional regulator, protein MFRIGEFSKIAQTAVSQLRYYDQIGLFQPDHTDESTGYRYYSTNQLPELNRIIALKELGISLEQIKVMVLQDVSVQEIQGMLLLRKAQIEQTVQEQINHLKIIEARLKEAERPESLNFDGIILKSIAEQPFYSVRKIMPNLFDTIHLVTELREYVPDVAGKDQLGPLTIILHGNAFSIENVDIEVGFPVKRSIERALLLPGGSEVKGRVLQSEQSVISTIRVGAFENGYEKYAQLGRWIENSDFQISGPAKEIFIKPPSQGDPEDCVCEIQFPVTRPTTPV, encoded by the coding sequence ATGTTTAGAATCGGTGAGTTTTCAAAAATAGCCCAGACCGCTGTTTCACAATTACGGTATTACGATCAAATTGGTCTGTTTCAGCCTGATCACACAGACGAGTCCACAGGGTATAGATACTACAGCACTAATCAGTTGCCTGAATTAAACCGTATTATCGCCTTGAAAGAGCTGGGAATTTCGCTTGAACAAATTAAGGTCATGGTTCTTCAGGACGTATCGGTGCAAGAAATTCAAGGTATGTTACTGCTGAGAAAAGCACAAATAGAACAAACTGTTCAGGAACAAATTAATCACCTAAAGATCATTGAAGCACGCCTAAAAGAGGCTGAAAGGCCTGAGAGTTTGAATTTCGATGGAATTATTCTAAAAAGCATTGCTGAGCAGCCTTTCTATTCTGTTAGAAAGATAATGCCAAACCTATTTGACACAATCCACTTGGTGACCGAGCTAAGGGAATATGTACCTGACGTGGCGGGGAAAGACCAGCTTGGCCCTCTAACGATCATACTTCACGGTAATGCTTTTAGTATTGAAAACGTAGATATCGAAGTAGGGTTTCCAGTTAAGAGGAGTATCGAAAGAGCTCTACTGCTACCTGGAGGAAGTGAAGTTAAAGGGCGGGTTCTCCAATCAGAGCAGAGTGTTATTTCTACGATCAGGGTAGGAGCATTTGAAAACGGGTATGAGAAATATGCTCAGCTAGGTAGGTGGATAGAGAATAGTGATTTTCAAATATCAGGGCCTGCAAAAGAAATATTTATAAAGCCACCATCCCAAGGGGACCCTGAAGATTGCGTTTGTGAGATTCAATTTCCGGTAACAAGGCCAACCACTCCTGTTTGA
- a CDS encoding helix-turn-helix domain-containing protein, with the protein MKARELLETGTLQVERIAWQVGYEDVSAFRKMFHKQTGLSPREYRQRFSGGSKM; encoded by the coding sequence ATTAAGGCCCGCGAACTATTAGAAACGGGCACATTGCAAGTCGAACGGATCGCTTGGCAAGTGGGGTATGAGGATGTCAGCGCATTCCGGAAAATGTTTCACAAACAGACCGGTCTTTCTCCTCGGGAGTATCGACAGAGATTCTCAGGTGGCTCTAAAATGTAA
- a CDS encoding cytochrome-c peroxidase, whose product MIKKIFSKRDLKLPIIGGLIAAASLLSTTATAEVDINQLRQQSKIMFGTLSETMPGSENDTPAMVELGKTLFMDKRLSVNDSQSCNSCHQVGNYNGSGVDNEATSPGALPGTKGDRNSPTVWNSGFQMAQFWDGRAEDLKEQAKGPILNPVEMGMPSEEAVETKISKIAEYQQSFKHAFGKENAISYDNIAQAIAAFERTLITNDRFDDFMSGDDQAMTKSELKGLQTFINTGCSACHNGATLGGNMYQKMGLVNQYPHQEDLGRYKVTGLEKDKMMFKVPMLRDISRSAPYFHDGRVETIEQAIYDMAWYQLGQKLSTQQVDDIATFLNALEHQTH is encoded by the coding sequence GTGATTAAGAAAATTTTTTCGAAAAGAGATCTAAAGCTTCCAATCATTGGCGGCTTGATAGCGGCAGCAAGCTTGCTATCAACAACGGCAACAGCCGAAGTTGATATAAATCAATTACGTCAACAATCAAAAATTATGTTCGGCACTCTCTCAGAAACTATGCCAGGCAGTGAGAATGACACCCCAGCTATGGTTGAGCTTGGAAAAACACTGTTCATGGACAAACGACTTTCAGTCAATGATAGCCAGTCCTGTAACAGCTGCCATCAAGTAGGGAACTACAACGGTTCGGGCGTTGACAATGAAGCGACATCACCGGGAGCTTTACCTGGTACCAAGGGTGATCGAAACTCTCCAACGGTCTGGAATTCAGGATTCCAAATGGCTCAATTTTGGGATGGTCGCGCAGAGGACCTGAAGGAACAGGCCAAAGGTCCAATTCTAAACCCTGTAGAGATGGGAATGCCTTCAGAAGAGGCTGTTGAGACAAAGATTTCAAAAATTGCCGAATATCAACAAAGTTTCAAACACGCCTTTGGTAAAGAAAATGCTATCTCTTACGACAATATTGCTCAGGCCATAGCTGCATTTGAGCGCACCCTGATTACGAATGATCGTTTTGATGATTTTATGAGCGGCGATGATCAGGCTATGACAAAAAGTGAGTTAAAGGGCTTGCAAACCTTTATCAACACTGGTTGTTCGGCATGCCACAATGGTGCAACCTTGGGTGGAAACATGTACCAGAAGATGGGGCTAGTCAACCAATACCCACACCAAGAAGATTTAGGTCGTTATAAAGTTACAGGCCTTGAAAAAGATAAAATGATGTTTAAAGTTCCAATGTTACGCGATATAAGCAGAAGCGCTCCTTACTTCCACGACGGGCGTGTAGAAACCATTGAACAAGCAATTTACGATATGGCTTGGTACCAATTGGGGCAGAAATTAAGCACACAACAAGTAGATGATATTGCAACTTTCCTAAATGCTTTAGAGCATCAAACCCATTAA
- a CDS encoding fascin domain-containing protein, protein MKLKKIGACIALTFILILPAYAHAGLWDKFTTWVVDTWDTVEERVEEIIEDVVTTVEDGVTSAIGFFVDTGEWIYDGLTTVVEGSLNFFYGVADGTVTALNYFGMDLDISDWFTTGGQNSEDGARLWSLTDYDTSSHPAYLNAFRDRQVAYIERVLDSSKAEPNNDHYVLRAYYDLPLDKEALARGLTDLFTPGKHAYKNPDMRLIEYIRLLAESDEYDDIILSEIIKLPYWQDEDTEGKRVYTSENHVLMWLSSSWLLSEMEGWDIGGGPEKLRERLVRYLEVKKQFGVYESTSNVYSPFSLTALLNLYDYAQDTEIKTLAGQVALIFLNDIAMVTNDLGAAIAVDSRTYEGVHQDLNFLNNKFARYTALITGKGPQDFTGSTHMDIFAMTTLDVSSVAYNRLEKLNGEINISYSSGHPISEVDTVWAGLDLQDKLIFSQSAGAYAHPELIDEMLEYYLNPLAGLNFFLEDLIVESNLADDVVDMSGVLLTETSAPFTTSSIISEKTMDLYRHGNVQLSSYQDFHAGNAGWQQLPWIATTGTIPVYTRSGAEYGGWKAGGQEQMNTHLPYIKQNKNVAMVLYKPAMELRFMDGVNRATDFLPVDDFLTAPVNLHWPTEQFDEATSFQNWLFAREGDGYVAVYRHCLDTKTFIRNEEVVEIYSCSADEQVWATVVGNTQTHESFSNFIFTVSQAKIKSKWYWSWAETRHVWETTLEVDGKTLSFGWEANVDDLTDREMWELASANNASTIEMASVSGFQVNNVTDTETNTGHGNCESSNDVLLHQNVSFNGFDPTILRMAEADNGECYLINVEDQSQDMELIHEGEKVDVVRFTNRRFVGGEADKAYGINHEWTTIELDFSYENPVVFASVIGIAGTDPITTEIRNITSTSFDVRVAEFAWNDGIHTTEVVHYVVMEAGSYSIANGLQLHIGAVALEDNLSGSPDFETVGVDLQDYLLISQVQGSDRDETLSTRVRNKKTGTFEMSLMVQEANSDNEETIKAVVGYLAVGKPPVKSLKVALKGAHGKYLGAAGNGGNGKTANANASVIGSHETIVLTGNSLQQGCLIDGDEVWLQSTGGYYYSAQQSGALDVDRTARYSWETFKLINHSDNTGCLRNDDLISLYNPEHGNYIVAESDGRANANRKAIGSWEKFIVYDLNDN, encoded by the coding sequence ATGAAGCTCAAAAAAATAGGTGCGTGTATCGCACTTACGTTTATTCTAATTTTACCAGCATATGCCCATGCAGGATTGTGGGATAAATTTACAACCTGGGTTGTTGATACTTGGGATACTGTTGAAGAGAGAGTTGAAGAGATTATTGAGGATGTCGTTACAACTGTAGAGGATGGTGTAACGTCAGCCATTGGTTTCTTTGTAGATACCGGTGAGTGGATATACGATGGACTAACGACCGTGGTTGAAGGTTCACTTAATTTCTTCTACGGCGTTGCCGATGGTACAGTCACGGCATTAAATTACTTCGGCATGGATCTCGATATATCGGACTGGTTCACCACGGGGGGGCAGAATTCCGAGGACGGTGCGCGGCTGTGGAGCCTTACAGACTATGATACTTCCTCGCATCCTGCATATTTAAATGCCTTCCGTGATCGGCAGGTAGCTTATATCGAACGCGTTCTTGATTCATCCAAAGCTGAACCTAATAACGATCATTATGTACTCAGGGCATATTATGATTTACCACTAGATAAAGAGGCTCTGGCTCGGGGGCTGACCGATCTTTTTACACCAGGAAAGCACGCTTACAAAAACCCTGATATGCGCCTGATAGAATATATTAGACTATTGGCGGAGAGTGATGAGTACGATGATATTATCCTGAGTGAAATTATCAAACTACCTTATTGGCAGGATGAAGATACTGAAGGAAAGCGAGTATACACTTCTGAAAATCACGTACTTATGTGGCTATCTTCCAGCTGGTTACTATCTGAAATGGAAGGTTGGGATATAGGTGGTGGGCCCGAAAAACTAAGGGAGCGTCTTGTACGTTATCTGGAGGTTAAAAAGCAGTTTGGAGTATATGAGTCTACTTCAAATGTTTATAGCCCATTTTCCCTAACAGCATTGTTAAATTTATACGACTATGCCCAGGATACAGAGATTAAAACCCTAGCTGGACAGGTTGCCCTCATTTTTCTTAATGATATCGCTATGGTCACCAACGACCTTGGTGCTGCTATAGCTGTCGATTCAAGGACCTATGAAGGTGTTCACCAAGATCTTAACTTCTTGAATAATAAGTTCGCACGATATACCGCGTTGATTACTGGCAAAGGTCCACAAGATTTTACGGGTAGTACCCATATGGATATTTTTGCCATGACTACACTTGATGTAAGCAGTGTTGCCTATAATCGCCTTGAAAAACTTAATGGTGAAATTAACATAAGCTATTCTTCCGGCCATCCTATCTCTGAAGTTGATACCGTATGGGCTGGGTTGGACCTCCAGGATAAGTTAATTTTCTCTCAATCTGCCGGCGCCTATGCCCACCCAGAACTGATTGATGAGATGCTGGAATATTACCTGAATCCACTTGCCGGTCTGAACTTCTTTTTGGAAGATTTGATTGTGGAGTCTAACCTGGCAGATGACGTAGTCGACATGTCAGGTGTTCTTCTTACTGAAACCAGTGCACCTTTCACCACAAGCTCAATTATTTCAGAAAAAACCATGGATCTGTATCGCCATGGCAATGTGCAATTATCGTCATACCAGGATTTCCATGCGGGGAATGCAGGTTGGCAGCAGCTGCCCTGGATAGCAACAACCGGTACTATACCGGTTTATACTCGGTCAGGTGCGGAATACGGTGGCTGGAAGGCTGGTGGCCAGGAGCAAATGAACACGCACTTACCCTATATAAAGCAAAATAAGAATGTAGCCATGGTTTTGTACAAACCTGCGATGGAGCTGCGCTTTATGGATGGTGTTAACAGAGCAACTGACTTCTTACCTGTAGATGACTTTCTAACTGCACCAGTAAATTTGCATTGGCCAACAGAGCAATTCGATGAAGCTACCAGTTTCCAGAACTGGTTGTTTGCACGTGAGGGTGATGGTTATGTGGCTGTTTATCGTCACTGCCTGGATACCAAAACCTTTATTCGTAATGAGGAGGTTGTAGAAATTTACAGCTGTAGTGCTGATGAACAAGTCTGGGCAACAGTTGTTGGTAATACCCAGACTCACGAAAGCTTTAGTAATTTCATTTTTACTGTGTCACAAGCCAAGATCAAAAGCAAATGGTACTGGAGCTGGGCAGAGACCCGCCATGTATGGGAGACAACTTTAGAAGTCGATGGAAAGACCTTAAGTTTTGGCTGGGAAGCAAACGTAGATGATTTAACGGATAGAGAAATGTGGGAATTGGCCAGTGCTAATAACGCATCTACTATCGAAATGGCTTCGGTGAGTGGATTCCAGGTCAATAATGTAACAGACACAGAAACTAATACCGGTCATGGCAACTGCGAGAGTTCAAACGATGTGCTTTTACATCAAAATGTAAGCTTTAACGGTTTTGATCCAACAATATTACGTATGGCAGAGGCCGATAACGGTGAATGCTATCTGATTAACGTAGAAGATCAGTCACAAGATATGGAATTGATCCATGAAGGTGAAAAGGTCGATGTAGTGCGTTTTACTAACCGGCGCTTTGTAGGTGGCGAGGCTGATAAGGCTTACGGGATAAATCACGAATGGACTACTATAGAGTTGGACTTCAGTTATGAAAACCCTGTGGTGTTTGCTTCAGTAATTGGTATTGCCGGCACTGACCCGATAACAACTGAGATTCGCAATATCACTTCAACCAGCTTCGATGTGCGTGTTGCGGAGTTTGCCTGGAACGATGGCATCCATACAACGGAAGTGGTGCATTATGTAGTGATGGAGGCTGGTAGTTACTCAATTGCCAATGGATTGCAGCTTCATATTGGCGCCGTTGCACTGGAAGATAATTTGAGTGGCTCCCCGGACTTTGAAACTGTCGGGGTCGACTTACAGGATTACTTGCTTATCAGCCAAGTACAAGGTAGTGACAGGGATGAAACACTAAGCACGCGTGTCAGAAATAAGAAAACTGGCACATTTGAAATGAGCCTGATGGTACAGGAGGCAAACAGTGATAATGAGGAAACTATAAAGGCAGTTGTAGGTTATTTGGCTGTCGGAAAGCCCCCAGTCAAATCCTTAAAAGTGGCACTTAAAGGTGCCCACGGGAAGTATCTGGGTGCAGCAGGTAATGGAGGAAATGGCAAAACTGCCAACGCCAATGCCTCAGTAATTGGTAGCCATGAGACTATTGTCCTTACAGGAAATAGCCTGCAACAGGGTTGCCTAATAGACGGGGATGAAGTGTGGCTGCAAAGCACCGGTGGTTATTACTACAGTGCCCAACAAAGTGGTGCTTTAGATGTCGATAGAACGGCTAGGTACAGCTGGGAAACATTTAAGTTGATCAACCATTCAGACAATACGGGCTGTTTACGAAATGATGACTTGATTTCCTTATACAACCCTGAACATGGTAATTACATCGTTGCAGAATCAGATGGCCGGGCTAATGCGAATCGCAAAGCAATAGGTTCCTGGGAGAAATTTATTGTTTACGATCTAAACGATAACTAA
- a CDS encoding SMP-30/gluconolactonase/LRE family protein yields MEIECLWECNDGLGETPIWHAEDTSIYWADHVGPSVDLAGPRRPSIRRLNISTGERKTWEMPEQVGSFGFRKGRGLVGAANSGFCTIDLETGEFETVVDPEPNLPQNRLNDGKIDRRGRFWCGSMDTQLKGKVSHLYCLEPDFSVRQVAKDFSFVCSNGIAFDPEDTRMYFGDTIGGMVYVFDLDMDEGRISNRRPFFSVQERKPAIVDGATVDAEGYYWFALNLGGKILRIDPKGRLDREIDLPIRSPTCVTFGGDNYETLYVTSQQSFVTPEELARHPQPGSIFAIHGLGVRGLPEPKFGA; encoded by the coding sequence ATGGAGATTGAATGTCTTTGGGAGTGTAACGATGGATTGGGAGAAACACCCATCTGGCATGCAGAAGACACCTCTATCTACTGGGCGGATCATGTCGGCCCTTCGGTTGATCTGGCAGGGCCCCGGCGGCCATCGATTCGGCGGCTAAACATCTCTACTGGTGAAAGAAAGACTTGGGAAATGCCGGAGCAGGTAGGGTCCTTTGGTTTCCGTAAGGGGAGAGGGTTAGTTGGCGCTGCCAATTCAGGATTCTGCACCATCGACCTCGAAACAGGGGAGTTTGAGACAGTTGTTGATCCGGAACCGAATCTACCCCAAAACCGGCTAAACGATGGAAAGATCGATCGAAGAGGGCGTTTTTGGTGCGGTAGTATGGATACGCAATTGAAAGGTAAAGTCTCTCATTTATATTGTCTTGAGCCTGATTTTAGTGTGCGCCAGGTTGCTAAGGACTTTTCCTTTGTATGTTCCAATGGGATTGCCTTCGACCCAGAGGACACTCGTATGTACTTTGGCGATACCATTGGTGGCATGGTCTATGTATTTGACTTGGATATGGATGAGGGCCGTATCAGTAACCGAAGGCCGTTCTTTTCAGTTCAAGAGCGTAAGCCCGCGATTGTAGATGGCGCAACAGTCGATGCTGAAGGGTATTATTGGTTTGCTTTGAATCTTGGCGGTAAGATTTTAAGGATTGATCCTAAGGGCCGCCTTGATCGTGAGATTGACCTACCGATCCGAAGTCCCACCTGCGTTACATTCGGCGGCGACAATTATGAAACTCTCTATGTTACTTCACAGCAATCATTTGTAACTCCTGAGGAACTGGCTCGTCACCCGCAGCCAGGTAGTATTTTTGCTATTCATGGCCTTGGTGTTCGGGGGCTCCCGGAGCCAAAGTTTGGAGCTTGA
- the pcp gene encoding pyroglutamyl-peptidase I encodes MKKVLVTGFEPFGHTPINPAESVMRVLDGTRIGNSDVFGILVPSNFFECIDVVTSAIDELRPQIVIMMGEYGGRSMVTVERIAQNFNDSTRYNLKDNRGVEMQGAPTVASGPVAYRSNLPLRAMVRAMREAGVPTDISDNAATFCCNHLMYGVLHFIASNQLDIRAGWIHLPQLPQVAALPENLGTPSMSRETSALGVHAGIEAALLHTEDIDVPIPSKFQV; translated from the coding sequence ATGAAAAAGGTTTTAGTGACCGGCTTTGAACCATTCGGGCATACGCCAATAAATCCTGCAGAATCGGTAATGCGTGTTTTGGATGGTACCCGTATTGGGAATTCAGATGTTTTTGGAATCCTGGTTCCTAGTAACTTCTTTGAGTGTATTGACGTAGTAACTAGCGCTATAGATGAGCTCCGTCCACAAATAGTGATCATGATGGGTGAATATGGTGGGCGATCGATGGTTACGGTAGAGCGAATTGCTCAAAATTTTAACGATTCTACTCGATACAACCTGAAGGACAATCGTGGCGTAGAGATGCAGGGCGCACCTACGGTTGCCAGTGGACCGGTAGCCTATCGTAGTAATCTTCCTCTCAGAGCTATGGTTAGGGCAATGCGTGAAGCCGGAGTGCCTACAGATATTTCGGATAATGCCGCCACTTTTTGCTGTAATCACTTGATGTATGGCGTTTTGCACTTTATTGCCAGCAATCAACTGGATATACGCGCAGGGTGGATTCACCTTCCGCAATTACCTCAAGTAGCGGCTTTGCCCGAAAACCTTGGTACACCCAGCATGTCCAGAGAGACCTCAGCACTTGGTGTCCATGCTGGAATAGAGGCCGCATTGCTACATACTGAGGATATTGATGTTCCTATTCCATCCAAGTTTCAAGTCTAA
- a CDS encoding tyrosine-type recombinase/integrase, translating into MINICAIKYFTWLSTVYQQQLHFLSMSASNQSPAPIIDNLSNLENPFRCTSFSASHYLSKQIPGADTDLEFTLKFLYSYNGSQATFNSYRRELERLLQWAWGIEEVSILSLKREHIEDFVQFCIEPPLAWIGTKNVARFKTRNGERVVNSDWRPFVVSVSKVEFRSGKTPSAKDFRPSQAAIKCIFTALSSFFDFLFQEGLVPANPVALIRQKSKFIRREQQSQVVRRISNLQWDYVLETAEVMAEMSPLEHERTLFIMNALFAMYLRISELVADERSAPVMGDFKKDRDGNWWFHVTGKGNKGRAITVCDQMLSALKRYRIHLQLPALPSINEQTPLVQKSRGKGPVTSTRQVRHIVQNCFDAAYKRMVEEGLGEDAEDLKAATVHWLRHTGISEDVKYRPREHVRDDAGHASMATTDRYIDSDMRERHESGRSKRVKEGR; encoded by the coding sequence ATGATAAATATTTGTGCAATTAAGTACTTTACTTGGCTGTCCACCGTATACCAACAACAACTTCATTTCCTTTCTATGTCTGCCTCCAATCAATCACCAGCACCAATCATCGACAACCTGAGTAATCTTGAGAATCCATTCCGCTGCACCAGCTTTTCCGCTAGTCATTATCTCAGTAAGCAGATTCCTGGTGCGGATACCGATCTGGAGTTTACGCTCAAGTTTCTTTACAGCTACAACGGTAGCCAGGCAACGTTTAATAGTTATCGCCGCGAACTTGAACGACTACTGCAGTGGGCTTGGGGTATCGAAGAAGTTTCAATCTTGTCACTCAAGCGTGAGCATATAGAGGATTTTGTTCAGTTCTGTATTGAACCGCCACTTGCCTGGATCGGTACAAAGAATGTCGCCCGGTTTAAAACTAGAAACGGCGAACGTGTTGTTAATTCGGATTGGCGACCATTCGTAGTCAGTGTATCTAAGGTTGAGTTTCGTTCAGGTAAGACACCATCCGCCAAGGACTTCCGGCCATCTCAGGCGGCCATCAAGTGTATCTTTACCGCACTGTCTTCTTTCTTCGACTTCCTCTTTCAGGAAGGCTTGGTTCCCGCCAACCCTGTGGCATTGATCCGGCAAAAAAGTAAGTTCATCCGGCGTGAGCAACAAAGCCAGGTAGTTAGGCGCATCAGCAATCTGCAGTGGGATTATGTGTTGGAAACTGCTGAGGTTATGGCCGAGATGTCACCACTTGAGCACGAGCGTACATTGTTCATTATGAACGCCCTATTCGCTATGTATCTGCGTATCTCTGAGCTGGTTGCCGATGAAAGATCGGCACCCGTTATGGGTGACTTCAAGAAAGATCGCGACGGAAACTGGTGGTTTCACGTCACCGGTAAGGGTAATAAAGGCCGAGCCATTACCGTGTGCGACCAGATGTTAAGTGCCTTAAAGCGCTACAGAATCCACTTGCAGCTCCCTGCTCTGCCCAGCATCAATGAGCAGACACCCTTGGTGCAAAAATCTCGCGGCAAGGGACCTGTCACCAGTACACGTCAAGTTCGACATATCGTACAGAACTGTTTCGATGCCGCTTACAAACGGATGGTTGAAGAGGGCCTTGGTGAAGACGCGGAAGACTTGAAAGCTGCCACGGTGCACTGGCTAAGACACACTGGAATCTCCGAAGATGTGAAATATCGTCCCCGGGAACATGTTCGTGATGATGCAGGCCATGCAAGTATGGCCACAACCGATCGCTATATTGATTCCGATATGCGGGAACGGCATGAAAGCGGACGAAGCAAGCGGGTTAAGGAGGGGCGGTAA